The Prunus dulcis chromosome 3, ALMONDv2, whole genome shotgun sequence genome segment CAGACatgaacaaataataaatcaaataaataagcaaattTGTGACATTTCCCTACAAGGCACTCATAGAATTGTGTCGTTTTTGTGCTAGTTCAGTGTCTATGATACAATCTAATTAGGGGCGGGGGAAAGCATTAAACCAATAATGATCTAATACTCTGTTTTAGAAGATAAATGACAAAATAATTATCTTGTTTTCATTGTCCTTTATCTGTTATTTAACAATTGTCGTTGATGAGGTTTGAAATTAGAATCACTGTTAATAGAATAAATGAGTATCACTAGACCAAATTATCGTTGACGTAGTTATAATCTATCTATTGTAccaataatttctttttctttttagcaCTTTGGGATGAGATTCTGTCAAATAAAGTAGGTATTTATAAAGAATTATAAAGATGTATTAACCATAAATAACATATGAAATAAATCCAAACAActataggaaataaatctcaatacaataggactaaataaactagcaagtaacaaaaaatcTAAGTAagtaaggactcgccaacaaATTCAACGATAGGAATTTGTCCATATAGGGAATGAAACATTCAGTAATTTATCTATTGTACTTAAAaccttattattattattttctgtgtattcttgattgtatttataatacaataaaTCCTTATAGATTAAGAAAAGTAATAAATCTTAATTCTATTTATAGTAAGAAATtatgaattaaagtaaattaattatatttaattgaGGAATCCTTTGATTATGAGGAAAGTAATCACATGTCTACTAGTTACGCCAACAGATAGAGGTGCTCAAGATTCCTTCTCTTGTTTACGGTTGAGAATATATGTTACCCAATTAGTCCAACGATCAAACCCATGTATGTAGAGATGCGCATAATCCTCTAAGACATATTCCGGTTTTTATGCTTGTTCATCCGTCTCCATCAATAAAATACTATCCGAGTGAAACCTCTCTTTCTGTAATTGTCACCGACGCGTGGTCATCACTCAGTTGAAGAATTTAGTCATCTGGTGAATAATAATGGTCATTGACTCATTGGTCAATCCTGCAAACGTAACGTTGGGATCCAATACAAAACGCAAAACGCCATAAAAATTAACTGTATATCAGTGTGTGTACGTAAATCAATATATGGATAGATAGAATACAGGGATGCTTTGCTGCTCACTCGTcgccatcatcatcatattaCCATGCAATTTAATACATAAACAGTCGAATATGATCCCTACTCTTAACTGCCCAATTAAGAAAACGCGTTTATGCACTTTGCCatgcttttgtttgtttggttttttttttttttctctctcgctctctctctctctctctctctctctcctcttttggCGTTTCTTTGTTGTTCctccctttcctttttccttttttcttttttttttaattattatttctctttCGCTCCCGGTCATTATTCCAGTGGTATAAATACTACCCGCCTCCCATAACCCCACTGTACCAAAACCCCACCCACCTCTTTCTCTCTAATGGCTCTCTCTCAAAAAACCATGATCCTAAtatctctcttcttcctcatctcTCCTCCTCTGTCAGCCAAAGAGAACAAGTACCTGAACAACACCccgttttctctctctttccctctcacTACTTCTCAACTTTCTCTCGCTCCAAACACATCCAAACCTCTCCATCATGCCTCTCTCATTTCAAACTCCAGGCGAATCCCAAGACTCACATCGTACAACCAAAAGCTCTCCTTCAAGTATTCAATGGCTCCGATTGTTTCTCTCCCCATAGGCACTCCTCCACAGACCCAGCAGATGGTTTTAGACACTGGCAGCCAGCTCTCATGGATTCAGTGCCACAAGAAGACCACTAAGTCAAAGCCACCACCTCCTCCGATGGCGTCGTTTgacccttctctctcctctactTTCTCTGTCTTGCCTTGTACTCACCCTATTTGCAAACCCCGAGTTCCCGATTTTACCCTCCCCACCTCTTGCGACCAAAACAAACTCTGCCACTACTCCTACTTCTATGCTGATGGTACTTTGGCCGAGGGTAATCTCGTCCGAGAAAAATTTACCTTTTCTCCTTCCGTAAGTACCCCTCCCTTGATCCTTGGATGCGCTAAGGACACCAGTGACAGCGAAGGTATTTTGGGTATGAACCGCGGGCGGGTTTCATTTGCTTCCGAAGCCAAAATCACAAAGTTCTCTTACTGCATACCCGCCCGCCCGGCTCAAACCGGGTCTAATCTGCCAACCGGGACTTTTTACTTGGGAAACAACCCGAATTCCGCGGGATTCCGATACGTTGACATGTTGACTTTTGATCCAAGTCAACGCATGCCCAATTTGGATCCCCTTGCCTATACAGTTGTAATGTTGGGGATAAGAATTGGCGGGAAAAAGTTAAGTATTTTACCCTCTGTTTTCCGGCACGACCCGAGCGGGGCGGGTCAGACCATGATCGATTCCGGCTCCGAGTTCACGTACTTTGTGGACGAGGCTTATACTAAGGTAAGGGAAGAGATTGTGAGACTGGTGGGACCGAGGTTAAAAAAGGGTTACGTGTACGCGGGGGTAGCCGACATGTGTTTCGACGGTCATGACGTGGAGATCGGACGGCTGATAGGAGATATGGTGTTTGAATTTGACAAAGGAGTGGAGATTGCGACGCCTAAAGAACAAATTTTAGCCGATGTTGGTGGTGGGGTCCGCTGCGTGGCAATCGGGCAATCCAGCAAGCTTGGTGCGGCGAGTAATATAATTGGGAATTTTCATCAGCAAAATCAATGGGTGGAATTTGATCTGAGTAATCGTAGAGTTGGGTTCGGTAGGGCCGATTGTAGCAGATCAGTGTGAGTCAATATAGCTAGCTTTTCAAGTTGCAAAAAGTCTTGTTAAACGCAAGAGGACAAAAAGGTCATTATAGAAGAGTCTAAGTGAGATGTGAACTAGTTTGGCATGGCCCATGCAATTAGTGGTATCAATTTTACTCCCCTGGTATAGAAAGTACTGTATCGTGATGTGATATATGTtgagattaatatatatatatatatatacgagGATGTGAAATATATTATTACTTTGTCAAAATCATCGTctcttttctaatttatttactCAAACCCTCACTCATCACTTAACCTAACCTCGATTCTTCTAAATATTTTTGGACCTACGCGCGTAGTCAAGACAAGAAAATATCtatgtagtgtgtgtgagtttaatttGTTATTGTTTCTCTCAATGAGAAAAGtcttataaaaaatttaattttttatataaaaagattCCGCATTCCATTCATGCCACCAAATTTCCAAACATCACCCATGTCCTAATTAtggtaaaacaaaaacaaaacaaaactctcTGTGTAATTTGTAAAGCCCTTGTGTATCTTTCTTTGATGACAAAAATCAGGTGCCCTTAGTATGGATAAACATCGAACACAAATAAAGAAGACATAAAAGGAGAGGAAACTGCGGGCTCCACCCAAGTTGGATTCGTGCAAAGAAGAGACGACACCTACTTGGGACTCTTCTGCCGACTCTAACTGCTCCCTCTTCCACATATATTCCCGACACGCACATGattcacattttctttttatcttattAATCATACTTTTGCTCtttgattaaatattttattacaatacttttgaaaaggccaaaaaaaaaaatattaacaaaaaataataaggtcattgctcttcttcttcttcttcttcttcttaccTTTTTACCTGGTCACGTGTAATTTGCAAAATAAGTGTATCGTTTGAAAGACACGATTAGCCATCTCATCCTTtcatgatgaagatgatgtgTGCACTCCTATTGATGATTGATGTGTAGTTTGTATGTACATGTGGCCAAAGGTCAGCCTAaagcatctctctctctctctctctctctctcattttcatGTCATGGATAAAGTTGCAGTGATTTTGAATGAgactaatttaattttataaatttgatcCAACACTTGTCAATCCTTTGCTTAATTTAATTGGATCTCAATGTGCAAGTATTTGATAAGGAAAACGTGATAGGGATCAAGACAAGGCCAATTGATGGACGGTGAAAGTAACCTAATAAAGCAAAACCCTATTATTaggcctctctctctctctctctctctctctctctctctctctctctatatagcTCTCGTGAATTTTGTGAATGATCATCATCCAGTCTTCTTGTGCCATTACATTGACTAAGTATTAACTTCATCGATCATATGGAGGAGGTGATAACACTGACATAAAGCAATCTATCTTCAAGTGCTTTCCTTTGCTCCCGTTTTCTAAAGCCATCAATCATTAGTATTGGAAATTTATATTGCAATATACTAATGCAATTTAGAAGAAAGTTTTCAAATTCCAACTCCTTAAAACAAATACCCCACAATAATAAAGAAAGTTCTATCCTTGTTTGAAGAAATACCTTACGTTAGAAGGTTGAGAAATTTAACAAGCGCTTATAAAGAATTGAGTTTATTTTCTCCGtcctttcccaattaattttaggatGAGACCTTCATAATATCACATTCATGTTTTTTCGCACGTGTGAAGTCCAACAACAACTACACGTACCCTCCACATATATGTTGTACACGTGTTAACCCAACAATTATGAACTCAAAACAGAGCTTGCTACTTCAAAAAACTCGGATCCTGTTTTTGTGGGGCTTGCCCTTGTAATGCTATGTGCTCCATCAACCCGCGAGCGGTCCCCTCATTGTAGAGCATTTGGCTGCTATCGATTATCTTCtgttttctgttcttttgtATCGGATTTATATACGTATCGGGTTGTGTGCCCATGAGGGTTACAACTTACAACTTACAATGCTTTGCTTTGGAGATTGTCCCACTTTTATTGGAATTAATTCTGCTTCGAATAGGTTGTACTTTTATCGAAGTTATGGCTAGCTAGAAATGTTGACCTAGTCCTTCAACtccttttctttatctttattttttgggtcacCATCATCTTCGATGGCATGGGTGCAGTTGGTACTTTATGAGCTAACGATGGACTTGTGCCTCTAATGTTTTGGGAAGttcttttcatattaaaattgagaaagaaaaaagaagagaaaggtTTAGTAAAAAGTAAAGTTTGCAAGGAGAGGCTGCCTAATGCATTGCATTTGCCTCGGTTTTTTCAAATTCTGAAATCAGAAATACATTAAAAATTAGATCCCCTAGGAATTTTAAAACGATACAAAATCAAACTACATTCTAGAAACGacagttttagaaaaattacTAAACTAGATACAAGGATTATTATGCTTATGGCCTattgtgacaggacccgactcaattttcactttggaactcgagccaagtcctgtgcgtgtccgacacctggcaaatgtcgggcacaaatgacatTTTTACCCCTCTTACTTCAAAgtctctttaaaatttccgtagacttctgccgaaaattcggcagagtctcccctgtattttgaccattccCAAAAcgtttcacctgttaaacattcaactaatccacaccaactgccagaataattcaaataacaaaatcccaactccaatttttcagtttcaacgagatatcagagcaCTTTCTAAATTTCAAGGTTTCAGGGATTTTCTATAAACTCTACCTGACTTGAAGCACTGAGGTtatgagtggcccggtggtggatcccgcgtatgtctacagcctgggggtgaaaacagtttgaagatgtgagtggaccaacaTAAGAATTCTTAAAAACagtttaataatcaaaataacccTCTCTATAGAAATTcttaaataaactgaatacgCACCTTCCATTTAAAGCTtactaaactcaaagcattccaTATAAATCATAACCAAACTCAATAAATTTTactcaaaagcactgaaatcaaggttgtataaaatattgaaatcaaatttgtataaaagcactgtactcgagccttgcataactgaacaaactgtataaatgtattaatgcCTGGAAACTCAgaaaagctgatataaaataactgaaaatcataattacataaaagaaactcaaaatcctttgaaaataccaccagtttgtacccctgtcacttccgtcaattccctggcaggtctcgggcgtcacacaggctacccgagccgcaaactggcgaaatcaggggactatgatcagcctgatccgccggcaggtcctcgatgacaccaagtcattcgagtcgctcaggcaggatgcaggggaccgtagtcagcctgatccgcaatcctggcaggtctcggggacacagagtcagtcgagccgcaatcctggcaggtctcgggacaccaagtttgccgagccgcaaatcctggcactcacggtccgagcgtccccgaaactcgtgaggcaaagtcaagtgcactgaccgaactataatcagactggatgtccgtagacatcggtccgactctgggtaatcaccataaagaaaatgggtacgaggtgggtttaaaatagattcctttagaaaatccAGTTAAAACTGAAACCTCAGATTCTGCTGCTGTCTCATTTAATTTCAagctcaaactctgtttctataacttataaataagcagcacagatttataaaattgttactgtactgatcatattCAGAACTGCAGTAAAACTtgctcaagatcaaataagaaatttattcaataaaCTCATTTctgaaaacttatttatataaaatcaatataaactcatttataaaacttatttatatacaagcacatcaaatcatttatgaaatctgatttaggaaagaaggtccactcacagatggtccgagctacttcgaccccTCGAAAGTCTCTTTTCCAattctgtcgggctcctggtgcctgattaccccgaaagattaaattagtAAATTGCTGAGTAAaacgaatttcaactaaacaccctgcccccggctcctaaaaatacgtgcttttcaattcaaattactcctatgcccacattagccttttcaGATAGTTGGGccagttttgggaggtccgatactcagctaagcgataactgtcagatcagccgacccgggacccgtggggtccatggtctccgatggccaatctggacttccctgaaggtttctcatagaacgggaaccatgttctgcgaatttggtccgaaacggacggtcggagtggccaaaatcgcattatcgcttaaaaccctaaccctagccccagggttcgcgattccggagtatccgggactccgattcgcaatccgtcgaatcctacgcgatcctgaag includes the following:
- the LOC117623549 gene encoding aspartic proteinase PCS1 — encoded protein: MALSQKTMILISLFFLISPPLSAKENKYLNNTPFSLSFPLTTSQLSLAPNTSKPLHHASLISNSRRIPRLTSYNQKLSFKYSMAPIVSLPIGTPPQTQQMVLDTGSQLSWIQCHKKTTKSKPPPPPMASFDPSLSSTFSVLPCTHPICKPRVPDFTLPTSCDQNKLCHYSYFYADGTLAEGNLVREKFTFSPSVSTPPLILGCAKDTSDSEGILGMNRGRVSFASEAKITKFSYCIPARPAQTGSNLPTGTFYLGNNPNSAGFRYVDMLTFDPSQRMPNLDPLAYTVVMLGIRIGGKKLSILPSVFRHDPSGAGQTMIDSGSEFTYFVDEAYTKVREEIVRLVGPRLKKGYVYAGVADMCFDGHDVEIGRLIGDMVFEFDKGVEIATPKEQILADVGGGVRCVAIGQSSKLGAASNIIGNFHQQNQWVEFDLSNRRVGFGRADCSRSV